The Christiangramia flava JLT2011 region GGGTTCAAGGCTTATTAATTAACGAATATTTATAGAATTGCTTTCCGAAGGATACTTACCGGGTGCTGCGCCTTTCTTCCCGTGCCGTCAAAGATCTGATGGCGACAACTGGTTCCGTTAGCCGAGATGATCGTGGTTTTTTCCGCTTTTCGAACAGCCGGAAATAGCGAATTTTCCCCAATACGCATGGAAATCTCGTAATGTTCCTTCTCGTAACCGAACGATCCGGCCATCCCGCAACAGCCAGAAGGAATAATTGTCACCTTATAATTCTTCGGAAGGTTCAAAATATCAAAGGTCCTGGAACTATTGGAAAGTGCTTTCTGATGACAGTGCGCATGAATCTTAATCTGGGCTTTTTTAGCCGTAAACTGGGAAGCCAAAATATTTCCTGCTGAAATCTCCATTTTCAGAAATTCCTCGATAATGAAACTGTTTTTGGCCAGCTTTTCAGCTGCAGTTCTGTCTTCAGCCAATCGAAGATATTCATCCCTGAAACTTAGTATTGCAGAGGGTTCGATCCCGATCAACGGACTTTCAGAAGTAATCAGGTCTTTAAAAATCTCGATGTTCTGGTTAGCCAGTTTTTTAGCTTCTGTCAAAAAACCTTTTGAAAGAAAACTGCGCCCGCTCTCCGGGTGATCGATCATCTCCACCTGGTAATTCAGTTTTTTAAGCAGCTGCAGCGCATCTTTTCCTACGGAAACATCGAGGTAATTCGTGAATTCATCATTAAAAAGATACACCGTTTTAATAGGGTTTCCAACCTTTAATTCCTGCTGATGTTTTTTAAAATAAGCCGCTAGCGTTTGTTTGCCCACTTTTGGTAATTCCCTTTCCGGTGCAACACCCATAACTTTTTTGGCTACTCCAGATGTGAGCTTATTGCTGAAAATAAAACGGGAAAGCTTCGGAATTTTTGCCGCTTTTGCATTATATGCCGAAATATTCGCAAAGGTCTTATCCCTGAGATTTGGCTTATGAGTCTGATGATATTGGTGCTGAAATTCAGCTTTGAGAGCGGCCATATCCACGTTAGAAGGGCACTCGCTCTTACAACCTTTACAACTAATGCACAGATCCAGTACCTCTTTGAGTTCATGGTGATCGAATTTATTCGGTTTATCGGAGTTAGTCAGGAATTCCCGTAAAGCATTGGCACGTGCCCGCGTGGTGTCTTTTTCGTCTTTGGTTGCGCGATAACTGGGGCACATAGTACCACCAGCTTCCACTGATTTCCTGCAATCTCCACTTCCGTTACATTTTTCCGCCAGCCTCAAGATCCCTTCAGAATCTGAAAAATCCATCAATGTCTGGATCTCAGGTTCTTTTCTATCCGGAGTGTACCGCAAAAAGGTATCCATCGCGTCGGCATTAACGATCTTTCCGGCGTTGAAAATATTCTTGGGGTCGAACGTGAATTTAAGATCCTTCAGAAGACTGTAATTATGCGAACCGATCATCTTTTCAATGAACTCAGCCCGCAAACGCCCATCACCATGCTCCCCGCTGAGAGAGCCGTTATATTTTTTAACCAGATGCGCTACATCTTCCGTGATCTTTCGGAAAAGCTGTACTTCCTCAGCCTTCTTGAGATTCAAAATTGGACGTAGATGCAATTCTCCCGCCCCGGCGTGTGCATAATAAACCGCCTTCTGATCATATTTTTTCATGATCTCGCTGAACTCTTCAATATAATTCGCCAGCACTGGCAGCGCGACAGCCGTATCTTCGATACAGGCCACGGCTTTCTTATCACCCACAATATTTCCTAGCAATCCAAGTCCCGCCTTCCGAAGATCCAGAGCCATTTCGATCTCCTCGGCATATAACACCGGAGCCGCATAAGATAATCCTGATTTTTTCAAGGTCTCCTGCAAGCGGCTTACCATATTCTGGAGTTCCACTTCTGAATCTGCGCGCAATTCCAGCATGAGAATCGCTTCCGGGTCTGCCTGTATAAAAAACCTGTTTTCGCGATATTTCAGGTTCTGCTTGGTGCAATCCAAGATCACCTTATCCATCATCTCACAAGTGTACAGCGGGTGCTCCATGGCAGGAACCACGTCCAGCATACAGGAATTAATGCTGGGATAGTGAGAGGCGATCATGGCTGAAAATTTTGGCGGCAGCGGGTCTAATTGCAGTTCAATTTCAGTCATAAATAGCAAAGTCCCCTCGCTTCCGGCGATAAGCCTGCACATATTGAACCTCGAATCTTCTTCCGAAAAAACTTCGTTATACAGTAACTCATCCAGCGCATATCCTGTATTGCGGCGGTGTAAACTGCGCGGAGGAAATTGTTTCTGAATCTCCTCGCGGTTCACCGGGTTGTTTAAAATCTCATAGATCTTTCGGTAAACAGACCCTTCCAGTGAAGACAGTTCCATTTTAGCTTCAAAATCTTTCCGGCTTATTTCCCCAAATTCCACCAACGATCCGTCGCTTAAAAATCCTTTGATTGAAACGACCTTATCACGGGTGGTACCATATTTAATAGAGGTCGTTCCGCTCGAATTATTCCCAACCATCCCCCCAATCATGCACCTGTTGGAAGTTGAGGTATTGGGTCCAAAAAAAAGCTCGTGCTTCAGAAGTTTTCGATTCAAATCATCCCGAATGACACCTGGTTGTACTCTAACCCGATTTTGGTTGGTGTCAATTTTGATCACATCTGTAAAATACCTGGAAACATCTACCACGATTCCATTCCCGGTACATTGCCCTGCAAGCGAGGTTCCCGCGGTTCTGGGAATAAGTGAAATTGCATTTTCCGAAGCGAACAGGATCAGAGACTGTAGGTCACTATCGTCTTTTGGGTAACAAACGGCCTCGGGGATTTCCCGATATACCGAAGCATCGGTGGCGTAAATAGATTTTCGAAGGAGATCGGTATGGAATTCTCCTTTAAATTGCTTCTTCAGGGATTGAAAATTCTGCTTCATGTACCCAAATTTAGCAGTTTTCACGGACTGCGCTTAACAGTTTTTTAAATAATATTAACAATAGATTTGCTAGGTCTTGCGTTGTGAGAACGTTAATCAGTCTAAATTTGCTTAATAAAAAATTCAATCGAATATGAAAAAACTAGCGTTAATGGCAGCATTCATTTTTGGAGCTGCGACTTTTAACAGTGTAACAGCCCAAGAAATTTCAGACAATGCTTTAGGTCTGAGAGTTGGAGGCGGAAATGGATATGGTGCTGAAGTTTCGTATCAAAGAGCTGTTGGAATGGATAACAACCGTTTGGAATTTGACCTTGGCTGGAGAAACGACAGCCATTACGATGCCATCAAACTCGTAGGTCTTTACCAGTGGATTTGGAACATTGAAGGTGGTTTTAACTGGTACCTAGGTGCCGGTGCCGGTCTTGGGAATTATGACGACAACCGTCATAACGACAATGATTACCGGGATGGTGCATTTGGTTTGATCGCCGGCGATGTGGGAATTGAATACAATTTCGACTTCCCATTGTTGTTATCACTTGACTTTAGACCGGAAATCGGGTTTTCTGATTATGTAGATCACAATGACTTCAGTCCGGATATCGCTCTGGGTATTAGATACCAGTTCTAGGAACAATAATTTATCAGAAAAATGAAAAAGGTGAAGTTTAAAACTTCACCTTTTTTTATGCTAGTATTAAAGCTTTCTGATATAATTCCTCGTACATCGGAACGACCTGGTGGATGTCAAATCTTTCCGAAGCTATCCTGGCCTGTTGCTTAAAACGGGCAAGAGTATCATTATTTTCCAAAATAGAGATGGCGCCGTTAGCCATCGACTTCACATCGCCAACCTCGTATAAGTAACCGCTTTGACCGTGTTTGTTGACTTCCGGTAAACCTCCTGAATTAGAGCTTATTACGGGAACAGAGTTGACCATTGCTTCAAGAGCAGCCAATCCAAAACTTTCTGTTTCAGATGGCAGCAGGAACAGATCTGAAAAACAAAGGATCTTATCAATTTCATTGCTTTCACCCAGAAAAATCACCTTATCCTGGATACCCAATTCCTTTACCGTCTTTTCCGCTTTCTTACGCTCTGGTCCTTCACCAACCATCATGAGCCTGGCTTTGATCTTTTTCTGAATTCGGTAAAAAATCTTAATAACATCCTTGATGCGTTTCACCTTCCGGAAGTTACTGATGTGTGTGACGATCTTTTCGTCATTATGAGCCATCAGCTCCCGTTGGCAATCTGTAAAAGCTTTAGCCTGGTATTTCGAAACATCGATAAAATTCGGAATTACTTCGATCTCTTTTTCAATATTAAAGAATCGCAGGGTGTCCTGTTTCAGGTTTTCAGAAACCGACGTTACAAAATCGCTTTTATTAATACTGAATCTCACCGCGGGCTTATAAAACGGATGATTTCCCACCAAAGTGATATCTGTACCGTGTAACGTGGTCACCATTGGCAAACTGATTCCTTCTTCTTCCAGCATCTTCTTCGCCATATAACCGGCATACGCATGCGGAATGGCATAATGCACGTGCAAAACTTCTATCCCGAAACGCTTGACCACATTTACCAGCTTACTGCTCAATGCCAGCTCATATGGCTGGTAATGAAAAAGTGGATATTCCGGAACGTTCACCTCGTGGAAATGAATATTTTCAGAAAGCTGATCCAACCTTACCGGTTGTTTATAGGTTATGAAATGGACTTCATGCCCCCTTCTCGAAAGGGCCAGGCCCAGTTCTGTGGCCACTACACCGCTACCACCAAAGGTAGGATAGCACACTATTGCGATTTTCATGCTTTAATTTTCAATTGCATCGTAGATCACCTGCTGGATATTCGATCGAATATCTTCACGAATGAGCTTACGGTTATTCGAATCGGGATACACCCGGTTCGATAAAAATACATAAACTATTTCTTCCTCAGGATCGGCCCAGGTAAAAGTACCGGTAAAACCGGAATGACCAAAACTGCTTTTTGATGCACAATTACAGGTGGGTCCAGCCTCTCCGAGTTGTGGTTTGTCGAACCCCACGCCACGCCTTACATGCTGCTCGCAATAATAACAGGTATTGTATTTTTCGATCGTTTCCGGCTTCAGCAATTTTTCGCCGCCATAAGCACCCCCATCCAGGTACATCTGCATGATCTTGGCCACATCATTGGCATTGCTGAAGAGACCGGCATGACCACCAATTCCGCCCTGCATCGCAGCGCCCTGATCGTGAACAAAACCACGCACCAACTGGTGTCTCCACAGTTTATCATCTTCTGTGGGAGCGATCTGAAGTGTATCAAATTTGGTTAAAGGTAAATACCCTGTATTGTTCGCACCGAGTTTTTGGTAGAGACGCTGTTGTGTAAGGCTTTGCAGGCTGGCCTGAAAATGACGTTCCAGGTAATATTTCAGTAAATAGTACGGGAGATCACTGTACAAATATTCCCTCTTTTTCCGAAGATCACTATCCATAATCGTCTTGACGATGGTATCACCTATATCTTTCCTGATGAACATATTAATGGCCACCTGCGTATTAAAATCGGCCGAAGCGCTTTCCTGGTAATAATCTGGCAGCAGCGTGTTTGTTTTACGGTCAATAGTCGAAATATAAAAAGGTATCCAGGGTGAAAGCCGTGCATAATGCATCAACATATCCTGCAACCTGATATTTTTCTTGTTGGAATTGGAATACTCGGGAAACATTTCACCAATAGTGGTATCAAAGCTCAAAACGCCTTCTTCATCCAGTTGCATTACGATTGGTAAAGTAGCCAGGATCTTGGTCATCGATGCCAGGTCGTAGATCGTAGTATCTGTAACGGGAATGTCTTTTTCATAGGTTTGATACCCGTAATTTTTCTGAAAGATTACTTTTCCTCGACGGGCCACAATGATCTGGGCGCCGGGGGTCATCTTTTCATCGATGGCCACTTTCATGATACTATCTATTTCCTGAAGTTTTTCTGAATTCATTCCCACATTTTCAGGAATCCCATAGGCCAGTCGATTAACAGTTTTAGTCTGAAATCCTGTCCCGACTGGAAATTCATTGCGAATACTAACAGGTAATTTTCCTTTTGCTTCCGTAGCACCAAAGATCAACTGTGCCACTTTT contains the following coding sequences:
- a CDS encoding FAD-binding and (Fe-S)-binding domain-containing protein; the encoded protein is MKQNFQSLKKQFKGEFHTDLLRKSIYATDASVYREIPEAVCYPKDDSDLQSLILFASENAISLIPRTAGTSLAGQCTGNGIVVDVSRYFTDVIKIDTNQNRVRVQPGVIRDDLNRKLLKHELFFGPNTSTSNRCMIGGMVGNNSSGTTSIKYGTTRDKVVSIKGFLSDGSLVEFGEISRKDFEAKMELSSLEGSVYRKIYEILNNPVNREEIQKQFPPRSLHRRNTGYALDELLYNEVFSEEDSRFNMCRLIAGSEGTLLFMTEIELQLDPLPPKFSAMIASHYPSINSCMLDVVPAMEHPLYTCEMMDKVILDCTKQNLKYRENRFFIQADPEAILMLELRADSEVELQNMVSRLQETLKKSGLSYAAPVLYAEEIEMALDLRKAGLGLLGNIVGDKKAVACIEDTAVALPVLANYIEEFSEIMKKYDQKAVYYAHAGAGELHLRPILNLKKAEEVQLFRKITEDVAHLVKKYNGSLSGEHGDGRLRAEFIEKMIGSHNYSLLKDLKFTFDPKNIFNAGKIVNADAMDTFLRYTPDRKEPEIQTLMDFSDSEGILRLAEKCNGSGDCRKSVEAGGTMCPSYRATKDEKDTTRARANALREFLTNSDKPNKFDHHELKEVLDLCISCKGCKSECPSNVDMAALKAEFQHQYHQTHKPNLRDKTFANISAYNAKAAKIPKLSRFIFSNKLTSGVAKKVMGVAPERELPKVGKQTLAAYFKKHQQELKVGNPIKTVYLFNDEFTNYLDVSVGKDALQLLKKLNYQVEMIDHPESGRSFLSKGFLTEAKKLANQNIEIFKDLITSESPLIGIEPSAILSFRDEYLRLAEDRTAAEKLAKNSFIIEEFLKMEISAGNILASQFTAKKAQIKIHAHCHQKALSNSSRTFDILNLPKNYKVTIIPSGCCGMAGSFGYEKEHYEISMRIGENSLFPAVRKAEKTTIISANGTSCRHQIFDGTGRKAQHPVSILRKAIL
- the bshA gene encoding N-acetyl-alpha-D-glucosaminyl L-malate synthase BshA, whose product is MKIAIVCYPTFGGSGVVATELGLALSRRGHEVHFITYKQPVRLDQLSENIHFHEVNVPEYPLFHYQPYELALSSKLVNVVKRFGIEVLHVHYAIPHAYAGYMAKKMLEEEGISLPMVTTLHGTDITLVGNHPFYKPAVRFSINKSDFVTSVSENLKQDTLRFFNIEKEIEVIPNFIDVSKYQAKAFTDCQRELMAHNDEKIVTHISNFRKVKRIKDVIKIFYRIQKKIKARLMMVGEGPERKKAEKTVKELGIQDKVIFLGESNEIDKILCFSDLFLLPSETESFGLAALEAMVNSVPVISSNSGGLPEVNKHGQSGYLYEVGDVKSMANGAISILENNDTLARFKQQARIASERFDIHQVVPMYEELYQKALILA